A window of the Pyrodictium abyssi genome harbors these coding sequences:
- the hemC gene encoding hydroxymethylbilane synthase — protein MKIRVATRGSKLSLAQTQLALNEIRKRHPEVEFELVIVKTRGDIHQDKPFTMIGGKGLFEKEVNLAVLEGRADIAVHSLKDVPSEVSPGLVLAMTPPRASPFDVLVTRGSPKTIWDLPAGAVVGSSSARRVAMLKRVRSDLVFKPLRGNVDTRLRKLQQGMYDAIILAEAGLQRLGLDIEYWRIPPDVLPPAPGQGILGVYTLYSRGDILPLLEDATDEEAMTMARAERAFLAYAGGGCHTPLGAYAWIEKGILYIHAAVASPDGSKRVDVTVEGDPERPAQLGIDAALELRAKAASAGITL, from the coding sequence ATGAAGATACGAGTAGCGACCCGAGGTAGCAAGCTAAGCCTGGCCCAGACCCAGCTCGCGCTCAACGAGATCAGGAAGCGGCACCCCGAGGTAGAGTTCGAGCTAGTAATAGTCAAGACACGAGGTGATATACACCAGGACAAGCCCTTCACGATGATAGGCGGTAAGGGGCTATTCGAGAAGGAGGTAAACCTAGCAGTACTAGAAGGCCGGGCAGACATAGCAGTACACAGCCTCAAGGACGTGCCGAGTGAGGTTAGCCCCGGCCTCGTACTAGCAATGACGCCGCCCCGAGCCTCGCCCTTCGACGTGCTTGTCACCCGCGGGAGCCCCAAAACGATATGGGACCTACCAGCCGGCGCAGTAGTCGGCTCGTCGAGCGCCCGGCGTGTCGCCATGCTGAAGCGGGTCCGCAGCGACCTCGTGTTCAAGCCGCTGCGCGGCAACGTTGACACGAGGCTGCGCAAGCTACAGCAGGGAATGTACGATGCCATAATACTCGCTGAAGCAGGGCTCCAGCGGCTAGGCCTAGACATAGAGTACTGGCGTATACCGCCCGACGTACTGCCTCCAGCGCCTGGCCAGGGGATACTAGGAGTCTACACCCTATACAGCCGCGGCGACATACTACCGCTGCTCGAGGACGCGACCGACGAAGAAGCCATGACAATGGCTAGGGCTGAGAGAGCCTTCCTAGCATACGCGGGAGGCGGCTGCCACACCCCGCTAGGAGCCTACGCCTGGATAGAAAAAGGCATACTCTACATACACGCTGCAGTAGCGTCGCCGGACGGCAGCAAGAGGGTAGACGTCACCGTGGAGGGCGACCCGGAGAGGCCGGCACAGCTCGGCATAGACGCCGCCCTAGAGCTAAGGGCCAAAGCAGCCTCGGCGGGTATCACTCTCTAG
- the hemL gene encoding glutamate-1-semialdehyde 2,1-aminomutase yields MPGEESRKLYEEALNLFPGGVNSPIRAAVKPYPFYVSRAEGPYLYTVDGERLIDYVLAYGPMFLGHRHPRVLEAVKEQLERGWAYGTPAELEIKLAKKILKYYHQGGMVRFVNSGTEATMAAIRLARGYTGRKYIVKFNGCYHGAHDAVLVGAGSAAAEYGVPSSLGVPEEVAKLTLIARFNDVESVEKIMKKHGDQVAAIIVEPVAGNAGVIPPKPGFLKGLRELADQYGALLIMDEVITGFRLGLGGAQEYYGVRGDITTLGKIVGGGFPIGVVAGPREIMENFTPSGKVFNAGTFNAHPVTMAAGLATIEVLETGEPYRVAREAASKLAKTVEDLISRYGIKATVNYVENMFQVFFVDGEVASPEDAARSNREMYNELHQELLSRGVFIAPSQMEAIFTSAAHTAEVVEETITALEDAFKRLREQ; encoded by the coding sequence TTGCCCGGCGAGGAGAGCAGGAAGCTTTACGAGGAGGCCCTAAACCTGTTTCCTGGGGGCGTTAACAGCCCTATACGTGCGGCCGTAAAGCCCTACCCCTTCTACGTTAGCCGGGCCGAAGGCCCCTACCTCTACACGGTTGACGGGGAGCGACTCATCGACTATGTGCTAGCCTATGGCCCCATGTTCCTCGGGCACCGCCACCCCCGTGTACTAGAAGCCGTCAAGGAGCAGCTGGAGCGGGGCTGGGCCTACGGCACTCCGGCCGAGCTGGAGATAAAGCTTGCCAAGAAGATACTCAAGTACTACCACCAAGGCGGCATGGTGAGGTTCGTCAATAGCGGTACCGAGGCTACAATGGCGGCTATACGGCTTGCTAGAGGCTACACCGGCCGCAAGTACATAGTGAAGTTCAACGGCTGCTACCACGGTGCTCACGATGCAGTGCTTGTGGGCGCTGGTAGCGCGGCAGCAGAGTACGGTGTCCCCTCGAGCCTAGGCGTGCCCGAGGAGGTGGCAAAACTAACACTAATAGCCCGCTTCAACGACGTAGAGAGCGTAGAGAAGATAATGAAGAAGCATGGCGACCAGGTAGCAGCCATAATAGTCGAGCCGGTCGCCGGCAACGCGGGAGTCATACCGCCTAAGCCCGGGTTCCTAAAGGGTCTAAGAGAGCTAGCCGACCAGTATGGCGCGCTCCTCATAATGGATGAGGTCATCACCGGGTTCCGCCTAGGCCTGGGCGGCGCCCAGGAGTACTATGGTGTACGCGGCGACATAACAACACTCGGAAAGATAGTAGGCGGTGGCTTCCCAATAGGGGTTGTGGCCGGCCCGCGCGAGATAATGGAGAACTTCACGCCTAGTGGCAAAGTGTTCAATGCTGGTACGTTCAACGCGCACCCGGTAACTATGGCGGCAGGACTGGCCACGATAGAGGTGCTTGAAACCGGCGAACCCTACCGGGTAGCCCGTGAGGCAGCCTCCAAGCTAGCTAAGACAGTAGAGGACCTAATCAGCCGCTACGGTATAAAGGCTACGGTCAACTATGTCGAGAACATGTTCCAGGTGTTCTTCGTAGACGGTGAGGTCGCGTCGCCAGAGGATGCTGCCAGAAGCAACCGCGAGATGTACAACGAGCTGCACCAGGAGCTGCTAAGCCGCGGCGTCTTCATAGCGCCGAGCCAGATGGAGGCAATCTTCACAAGCGCTGCCCACACAGCCGAGGTCGTTGAGGAAACCATAACAGCACTTGAAGACGCTTTTAAGAGGCTCCGGGAGCAATGA
- a CDS encoding phosphotransferase, with protein MKGECTAIVQLVYDLPGLRLVLGLGRERSCIEGHAGRLEAVVQLDIVAADVEESLLGEALASILLLKPAYIEGDENVYNELLVKYIARLLREEVSRLRRLFHKSYERLLIADIYPVVARMARLQRIYPWLRTVYGNALRRGDYYTWLRRIVQDVALRELGASGVWLPARLVDNEPGQRLRLVQQLGGAPKVAQLLGNIASQVSLSLLQAIPQTLIIESISRKPHPLTRDPLLLVRLDAARVATKLIQFEEQLYAITGVKRLLRSVKLSRKGIIRSVRTVEAGGFRPAVVKRYIDITAVKWLAASIASLPLPRPRLRALARLNAEYYYNRLLDERGFNVPQPLLIDPRRRQAAYSYIEGVDLVAMLQREPVPEPYREAGQLLARLHSSGVALWDANPSNFVYDGERLYIVDLEQAREINGVQDAAWDVAVACYYSLLYAPRNGPERARMIASGYLEAGGSREVLLEAAKHKYMAPFLAVVPPNVLEKTRRAILAAASPGEN; from the coding sequence TTGAAGGGAGAGTGTACTGCAATAGTCCAGCTCGTCTACGACCTGCCGGGCCTCCGACTAGTTCTCGGGCTGGGTAGAGAGCGAAGCTGTATAGAAGGCCATGCAGGTAGGCTAGAGGCTGTAGTACAGCTAGACATAGTGGCCGCTGATGTGGAGGAGTCTCTGCTCGGAGAGGCTCTGGCCTCGATACTGCTTCTAAAGCCAGCCTACATCGAAGGCGACGAGAACGTGTATAACGAGCTGCTAGTGAAGTACATAGCCAGACTACTCCGCGAAGAGGTAAGTAGGCTAAGGAGGCTCTTCCATAAGAGCTATGAGCGCTTGCTGATTGCCGACATATATCCAGTTGTTGCTCGGATGGCCCGCCTCCAGCGTATCTACCCCTGGCTACGCACAGTCTATGGTAATGCGCTGCGGCGTGGAGACTACTATACTTGGCTACGGAGAATAGTACAGGATGTAGCACTACGCGAGCTTGGGGCTAGCGGCGTCTGGCTTCCAGCCAGACTCGTGGACAATGAGCCCGGCCAGAGGCTGAGGCTCGTCCAACAGCTAGGCGGGGCGCCTAAGGTGGCGCAGCTTCTGGGCAATATTGCCTCGCAGGTATCGCTATCCCTGCTCCAGGCTATCCCCCAGACACTCATAATTGAGAGTATAAGCCGTAAACCACACCCGTTAACACGTGACCCGCTACTCCTGGTCCGGCTAGATGCTGCACGCGTAGCCACTAAGCTTATCCAGTTTGAAGAGCAGCTCTACGCTATAACCGGCGTCAAGAGGCTTCTACGCAGCGTGAAGCTCAGCCGTAAAGGCATCATAAGGAGTGTTAGGACCGTGGAGGCCGGGGGCTTCCGGCCAGCAGTAGTCAAGAGGTACATAGACATAACGGCGGTGAAGTGGCTTGCAGCCTCCATAGCCTCACTGCCCCTGCCCCGTCCACGGCTCCGCGCACTCGCGAGGCTAAACGCCGAGTACTACTACAACAGGCTTCTAGACGAGCGCGGATTCAACGTGCCACAGCCGCTGCTCATAGACCCAAGGCGCCGCCAGGCGGCATACAGCTACATTGAAGGCGTAGACCTCGTGGCTATGCTGCAGCGGGAACCCGTCCCGGAGCCGTACCGCGAGGCAGGCCAGCTGCTAGCCCGCCTGCATAGTAGCGGCGTCGCTCTATGGGATGCTAATCCCAGCAACTTCGTCTACGACGGTGAGAGACTCTACATAGTTGACCTCGAGCAGGCGCGGGAGATCAATGGCGTCCAGGACGCGGCATGGGACGTGGCTGTCGCGTGCTACTACTCCCTCCTGTACGCGCCGCGCAACGGGCCCGAGAGAGCCCGTATGATAGCCAGCGGGTATCTAGAGGCTGGCGGAAGCAGAGAAGTACTCCTCGAGGCCGCGAAGCACAAGTACATGGCCCCCTTCCTGGCGGTGGTGCCGCCAAACGTGCTCGAGAAGACCCGTAGAGCCATACTCGCAGCGGCTAGCCCTGGAGAGAACTAG
- a CDS encoding histone deacetylase family protein, which yields MHSNLCIYYDPVFKLHKPPHGFHLESPERLDTAIRGLRDSRIWDTAEHYTIPRRGDELSMFREVHSPEYIESVLELAGRGGGYIDPDTYVSPATPLAVSSYAAAVLDAAEKLLNGDCRVALVLGRPPGHHAGYFGRAMGAPTLGFCVFNITALAAVTLRKLGYETAVIDIDLHHGNGTQDILYDKPIFHIDVHQDPSTIYPGTGWPWQLGDGEGSGTKLNILVPPGSGDDVYVELLQKALDMYRSLAPTADILIVDAGLDAYRGDGLGALHLTTTSYHSMGKMISGIGAPILVVLQGGYSSGLYHALPALLAGLVGWPNPFPETPSRTESSVRAKALAYLEELIDYMGLA from the coding sequence ATGCACAGCAACCTATGCATATACTACGACCCCGTGTTTAAGCTTCACAAGCCGCCACACGGCTTCCACCTAGAGTCGCCGGAGAGACTAGATACGGCCATCAGAGGTCTACGCGACTCGCGCATTTGGGATACTGCAGAACACTACACGATACCTCGTAGAGGAGACGAGCTGAGCATGTTCAGGGAGGTGCATAGCCCGGAGTACATAGAGAGTGTACTAGAGCTCGCGGGCCGTGGCGGCGGCTACATAGACCCCGACACCTACGTCTCGCCAGCCACACCGCTAGCTGTGTCTAGCTATGCCGCCGCCGTCCTCGATGCAGCCGAGAAGCTGCTAAACGGTGACTGCAGGGTAGCCCTAGTACTTGGAAGGCCTCCCGGCCACCACGCTGGCTACTTTGGCAGGGCCATGGGGGCTCCCACGCTAGGCTTCTGCGTATTCAATATCACCGCTCTAGCCGCCGTCACGCTGCGTAAGCTCGGCTATGAGACCGCTGTAATAGATATTGACCTGCACCACGGGAATGGGACCCAGGATATACTCTACGACAAGCCTATATTCCACATAGATGTGCACCAGGATCCCTCAACAATATACCCTGGCACCGGCTGGCCATGGCAGCTGGGAGACGGCGAGGGGAGTGGAACGAAGCTCAACATACTAGTACCACCCGGCTCAGGGGACGACGTGTATGTCGAGCTCCTGCAGAAGGCGCTGGATATGTACCGGTCTCTCGCACCAACAGCAGACATACTCATCGTTGACGCGGGGCTTGATGCGTACAGGGGCGACGGCCTTGGCGCACTTCATCTCACGACTACGAGCTACCACTCCATGGGTAAGATGATATCCGGCATAGGAGCTCCTATACTAGTAGTGCTGCAAGGCGGCTATAGTAGCGGCCTGTATCACGCCCTACCCGCCCTACTGGCTGGCTTGGTGGGCTGGCCTAACCCCTTCCCCGAGACCCCGTCGAGGACAGAGTCCTCCGTGAGGGCTAAGGCACTTGCATACCTAGAAGAGTTGATAGATTATATGGGATTAGCCTAG
- a CDS encoding CBS domain-containing protein, with product MILLLRRRRIPLRARDVMTSPPVTIDPNATIKDVARKMREERVGSVLVVDEEGRLRGIITEHDLVFACSEGWDPNTKQAWEIMTEDPITVKPDEDIVVVIKKMRDANIRHIPVVGEDGKPLGMISARDILDFVMTLAGLGIIHEFARD from the coding sequence GTGATACTCCTCCTTCGCCGTAGGCGTATCCCGCTACGTGCACGCGACGTTATGACCTCTCCTCCAGTAACTATAGACCCTAATGCAACAATAAAGGATGTTGCACGCAAAATGCGGGAAGAGCGCGTCGGAAGCGTACTAGTTGTAGACGAGGAAGGGAGGCTACGCGGTATAATAACGGAGCATGACCTAGTATTTGCGTGCTCCGAGGGCTGGGACCCGAACACGAAACAGGCATGGGAGATAATGACCGAGGACCCGATAACAGTGAAGCCTGACGAGGACATAGTTGTAGTGATAAAGAAGATGCGCGACGCAAATATCCGCCACATACCGGTTGTCGGTGAGGATGGTAAGCCCCTGGGGATGATATCTGCAAGAGACATACTGGACTTCGTAATGACGCTTGCAGGCCTTGGGATAATACACGAGTTTGCAAGAGATTAG
- a CDS encoding elongation factor EF-2, with protein MRVKHVDEILKIMRNVEQIRNIGIVAHVDHGKTTTSDSLLAAAGMISQRIAGEALALDYLKVEQQRGITVKSANISLYHEYQGKPYVINLVDTPGHVDFSGHVTRSLRMMDGSIVVVDAVEGVMPQTETVLRQSLEERVRPILFINKVDRLIKELKYTPQQIQQRFVEIIKEVNHLISLYADPEFKKKWQLDPMSGMVIFGSARDKWGISIPLAQKRGIKFSDIIDAYNKGKEAVEEFATKVAPLHESLLDAVVKFIPNPREAQKYRIPKIWKGDINSEVGKAMLEADPNGPLVYAISFMRVDPKIRRLVATGRIFSGTLRQGDEVWLVNAGKSAKVLQVSIYMGPDREVVDEIPAGNIAAALGLEDARAGETAVAVSLKDKVPPFERLHYVSEPVVTVAIEPKNPKDLPKLIDALYKLSIEDPTIQVKINQETGEYLLSGMGPLHIEIAVWWLKETFGLEVKTSPPIVVYRETVRAKSQVFEGKSPNKHNKLYISVEPLDEETIKLIQNGEITEGQDVYERAKILKEKAGWDYDEAKRIWAIDENINVFIDKTTGVQHLREVKDTIIQGFRLAMKEGPLAKEPVRGLKIILHDAVIHEDPAHRGPAQIYPAVRNAIYAAMLTSKPTLLEPLQKLDIRVPQEYVSNVIAVISRKRGKILDMKEYGVMMRIIAELPVAESFDLAAELRSATQGRAFWGTEFSRWAPVPDNMLMDLVKKIRERKGLPPEPPKPEDFITPF; from the coding sequence ATGCGTGTCAAGCATGTAGACGAAATCCTGAAGATAATGAGGAACGTGGAGCAGATAAGAAACATCGGTATCGTGGCACACGTGGACCACGGTAAGACCACGACAAGCGACTCGCTGCTCGCGGCAGCGGGTATGATATCCCAGCGCATTGCTGGCGAGGCGCTCGCCCTAGACTACCTTAAGGTGGAGCAGCAGCGCGGTATAACAGTCAAGTCTGCAAACATTAGCCTCTACCACGAGTACCAGGGCAAGCCCTACGTAATCAACCTAGTAGACACGCCAGGCCACGTAGACTTCTCCGGCCACGTGACAAGGAGCCTCCGAATGATGGACGGCTCCATAGTCGTCGTAGACGCTGTCGAGGGTGTGATGCCCCAGACGGAGACAGTGCTGCGTCAGAGCCTCGAGGAGCGTGTACGCCCCATACTCTTCATAAACAAGGTTGACAGGCTCATAAAGGAGCTAAAGTACACGCCCCAGCAGATACAGCAGAGGTTCGTAGAGATAATCAAGGAGGTAAACCACCTGATAAGCCTCTACGCTGACCCCGAGTTCAAGAAGAAGTGGCAGCTAGACCCGATGAGCGGTATGGTGATATTCGGTAGCGCGCGCGACAAGTGGGGCATAAGCATACCCCTAGCCCAGAAGCGTGGCATAAAGTTCAGTGACATAATCGACGCCTACAACAAGGGCAAGGAGGCAGTAGAGGAGTTCGCCACAAAGGTAGCACCGCTGCATGAGTCCCTGCTAGACGCGGTAGTCAAGTTCATACCTAACCCGCGTGAGGCACAGAAGTACCGTATACCCAAGATATGGAAGGGCGACATAAACAGTGAAGTAGGCAAGGCGATGCTCGAGGCGGACCCCAACGGTCCACTAGTATACGCTATATCCTTCATGAGGGTTGACCCCAAGATACGCCGCCTAGTAGCCACCGGCCGTATCTTCAGCGGCACACTGCGCCAGGGCGACGAGGTATGGCTAGTCAACGCCGGGAAGAGTGCTAAGGTGCTACAGGTAAGCATTTACATGGGTCCCGACCGCGAGGTCGTGGACGAGATACCCGCCGGAAACATAGCGGCCGCGCTAGGCCTCGAAGACGCGCGCGCAGGCGAGACAGCTGTAGCAGTGAGCCTCAAGGATAAGGTACCGCCATTCGAGAGGCTACACTACGTGTCCGAGCCAGTAGTGACGGTGGCGATAGAGCCGAAGAATCCCAAGGACCTGCCTAAGCTGATAGACGCGCTCTACAAGCTAAGCATAGAGGACCCGACTATACAGGTTAAGATCAACCAGGAGACCGGCGAGTACCTGCTAAGCGGTATGGGCCCACTACACATAGAGATAGCAGTATGGTGGCTCAAGGAGACCTTCGGTCTTGAGGTGAAGACGAGCCCACCAATAGTAGTCTACCGCGAGACTGTGCGCGCGAAGAGCCAGGTGTTCGAGGGCAAGAGCCCGAACAAGCACAACAAGCTCTACATAAGCGTGGAGCCGCTAGACGAGGAGACTATAAAGCTGATACAGAATGGCGAGATAACGGAGGGCCAGGACGTATACGAGAGGGCCAAGATACTCAAGGAGAAGGCTGGCTGGGACTACGACGAGGCCAAGAGGATATGGGCGATCGACGAGAACATAAACGTGTTCATAGACAAGACGACAGGTGTACAGCACCTACGCGAGGTCAAGGACACCATAATCCAGGGCTTCCGCCTAGCAATGAAGGAGGGCCCACTAGCCAAGGAGCCTGTGAGAGGCCTCAAGATAATACTACACGACGCCGTGATACACGAGGACCCAGCCCACCGCGGCCCAGCGCAGATCTACCCGGCAGTCCGCAACGCCATATACGCGGCCATGCTGACCTCGAAGCCGACGCTGCTAGAGCCTCTCCAGAAGCTCGACATACGTGTGCCGCAGGAGTACGTCAGCAACGTGATAGCGGTGATATCCAGGAAGCGCGGCAAGATACTAGACATGAAGGAGTACGGCGTCATGATGAGGATAATAGCCGAGCTGCCAGTAGCAGAGAGCTTCGACCTCGCCGCCGAGCTAAGAAGCGCCACCCAGGGCAGAGCCTTCTGGGGCACTGAGTTCAGCCGCTGGGCGCCAGTACCTGACAACATGCTCATGGACCTAGTGAAGAAGATACGCGAGAGGAAGGGCCTACCACCAGAGCCGCCGAAGCCCGAGGACTTCATAACACCCTTCTAA
- a CDS encoding ERCC4 domain-containing protein translates to MAECRRPRVYVDERERGSGVPEALAELGAAVIYTMAGVGDYIVSDRVAIERKTVYDLAESLFDGRLFDQVRRLSEHYDIPVILVEGDPGKLDSYTTRGQQVRMALSSITIDYGVRVLWSLNQRETARMIYSIACREQYGSQRSVVVHRKPRLDKLWMQQLYVVQSLPGIGPRLAEKLLEKFGSIGAICRASVVELERVLGYERAQRIYRVLHAPYKPPRKQQPDK, encoded by the coding sequence TTGGCTGAATGCAGGCGGCCAAGAGTCTACGTTGACGAGAGGGAGCGGGGTAGTGGCGTCCCCGAGGCTCTCGCGGAGCTAGGTGCAGCCGTGATATACACTATGGCTGGTGTCGGCGACTATATAGTGTCTGACCGTGTAGCCATAGAGCGTAAGACCGTATACGACCTTGCAGAGAGCTTGTTCGATGGCCGGCTATTCGACCAGGTAAGGCGGCTCAGCGAGCACTACGATATCCCGGTAATCCTGGTTGAAGGCGACCCGGGTAAACTCGACAGCTATACTACTCGCGGCCAGCAAGTCCGCATGGCTCTGTCGTCCATCACTATAGACTATGGTGTTCGTGTGCTGTGGAGCCTCAACCAGCGCGAGACAGCCAGGATGATATACAGTATAGCGTGTCGTGAGCAGTACGGGAGCCAGCGCAGCGTAGTTGTGCATAGGAAGCCTCGGCTAGACAAGCTCTGGATGCAACAGCTATACGTTGTCCAGAGTCTCCCAGGCATAGGTCCCAGGCTCGCGGAGAAGCTGCTCGAGAAGTTTGGCAGCATCGGCGCCATATGTAGGGCCTCCGTAGTAGAGCTTGAACGTGTTCTAGGCTATGAGAGAGCACAACGCATCTACCGTGTGCTCCACGCGCCCTACAAGCCACCCAGGAAGCAGCAACCAGACAAGTAG
- a CDS encoding RsmB/NOP family class I SAM-dependent RNA methyltransferase has translation MDKVARSLIDFSAKVLHIVMTKHVSHDRAFQAALREYKKAARYVPLKVLYRVSHDIVSDYYLLRYAEQRIYGSRGSARRMARLWLLLRGLESEHLAQYIDSVERLRRKLVKSLPRRIETVEELLDGVEDTAERLSVTYSFPQWFVEVFLELLGRHETEKLLAALNEEKWWIRVNTLKTDVDTVAERLLEKGVVVRRDPDLPYMLEVVDFSEPLHHLDEMWRGEIVFQDKASALVVEALHPEPGDTILDLAAAPGVKDALIMQLTDNRARIVAVDVSWERLKRTKRLLKLYGVDMSRVELVHADSRELQLRVTPDKVMLDAPCTSSGAMGKDPAIKMHLEDPAWVRRFPALQREMLGKALAYRSSYIVYAVCSILPFEGEEHISELYSKLELEDPRIPGSPGYKPYTFRERVRRLLPHVHGTQGFFIAGLRPR, from the coding sequence ATGGACAAGGTTGCTAGAAGCCTCATAGACTTTAGCGCGAAAGTGCTCCACATAGTAATGACGAAGCACGTTAGTCATGACAGGGCGTTCCAGGCCGCTCTGCGCGAGTACAAGAAGGCTGCACGCTACGTGCCGCTTAAGGTGCTCTATAGGGTCTCGCACGACATTGTGTCGGACTACTATCTGCTCCGTTACGCCGAGCAAAGGATCTATGGGAGCCGCGGGAGTGCCCGGCGTATGGCCAGGCTCTGGCTCCTGCTGAGGGGCCTCGAATCCGAGCACCTAGCGCAGTACATCGACAGTGTTGAGCGCCTGAGGCGTAAGCTTGTGAAGAGCCTGCCGCGCCGCATAGAGACGGTAGAAGAGCTGCTAGACGGTGTTGAGGATACGGCGGAAAGGCTCTCAGTAACCTACTCGTTTCCACAGTGGTTCGTCGAGGTATTCCTAGAGCTGCTTGGGCGTCATGAGACAGAGAAGCTGCTGGCAGCACTCAACGAGGAGAAATGGTGGATACGCGTAAACACGCTAAAGACTGACGTGGACACGGTGGCGGAGCGGCTCCTAGAGAAAGGCGTAGTGGTCCGCCGCGATCCAGACCTCCCCTACATGCTAGAGGTAGTGGACTTCAGCGAGCCCCTACACCATCTAGACGAGATGTGGCGGGGCGAGATAGTCTTCCAGGACAAGGCCTCAGCGCTCGTCGTGGAGGCGCTCCATCCAGAGCCCGGCGACACTATACTTGACCTGGCAGCAGCTCCAGGCGTAAAGGACGCGCTAATAATGCAGCTAACCGATAACAGAGCCAGAATAGTAGCCGTAGACGTCTCCTGGGAGCGGCTAAAGCGCACAAAACGCCTCCTCAAGCTCTACGGCGTAGACATGAGCCGCGTAGAGCTAGTCCACGCGGATTCCCGTGAGCTGCAGCTACGGGTGACCCCGGACAAGGTGATGCTTGACGCACCGTGTACCAGCAGCGGGGCCATGGGCAAGGATCCGGCGATAAAGATGCATCTAGAAGACCCCGCATGGGTCCGCCGGTTCCCCGCGCTGCAGCGCGAAATGCTAGGAAAAGCACTAGCGTACAGAAGCAGCTACATAGTATACGCGGTGTGCAGTATACTTCCATTCGAGGGAGAAGAACACATATCTGAACTCTACAGTAAGCTAGAGCTGGAAGACCCGAGGATACCCGGATCGCCAGGCTACAAGCCGTACACGTTCCGTGAACGCGTACGTAGACTACTACCACACGTACACGGCACACAGGGCTTCTTTATCGCAGGACTAAGGCCGAGGTAG
- the rnhB gene encoding ribonuclease HII produces the protein MSQPRRGLLVGIDEAGRGPIIGPMVIAGVAIEPKAAKELAELGVRDSKDLTPSQRRELFHEIMRLVKHAVIVKVPPALIDAVNLNKLEIETIAYIVQRVKSLYGEPEAVYMDAVGPAKKMAAGVKRLTGLRGAVVAEPKADTRYIPVSAASIIAKVVRDEEIEKLRKAYGVRGSGYPTDPGTLEWIREAYRRSPDTPPWFVRRSWLTLKRIAPRWYRAKNTESKPKNPRQRTLLDFLPGSRGHVNGKR, from the coding sequence GTGTCCCAGCCCCGGCGAGGATTATTAGTAGGGATAGACGAGGCGGGACGAGGCCCAATAATAGGCCCAATGGTAATAGCAGGAGTAGCTATCGAGCCCAAGGCTGCAAAGGAGCTTGCAGAGCTAGGCGTACGCGATAGCAAGGACCTAACGCCGAGCCAGCGCAGAGAGCTGTTCCATGAGATAATGAGGCTCGTAAAGCACGCAGTAATAGTCAAGGTGCCGCCAGCACTCATAGACGCTGTGAACCTAAACAAACTCGAGATAGAAACAATAGCGTACATAGTACAGCGTGTAAAGAGCCTCTACGGCGAGCCAGAAGCCGTCTATATGGACGCTGTGGGCCCGGCTAAGAAGATGGCCGCCGGGGTAAAGCGGCTAACAGGCCTCAGAGGAGCAGTAGTAGCCGAGCCGAAAGCCGATACGCGGTACATACCAGTATCAGCGGCCAGTATCATAGCCAAGGTCGTGCGCGACGAGGAAATAGAGAAGCTGCGGAAAGCCTACGGTGTTCGCGGCTCCGGGTATCCAACCGACCCAGGCACGCTTGAATGGATTAGAGAGGCGTATCGCCGCTCACCGGACACGCCTCCATGGTTCGTGAGGCGCTCTTGGTTAACACTGAAGCGGATTGCCCCCAGGTGGTACAGGGCGAAGAACACCGAAAGCAAGCCCAAGAACCCCCGGCAGAGGACACTCCTAGACTTCCTTCCCGGAAGCAGAGGACACGTCAATGGGAAGCGATAG